One window from the genome of Halomicrobium zhouii encodes:
- a CDS encoding GrpB family protein: MSEPDIDYSEPISVVEYDPAWPDRFEREAARLSDALAELDVRRIEHVGSTSVPGLAAKDIVDVLVVVPDEDVGWDCVDRLESVGYEFFREWDEPDGRLELGRWPEDGQRFNLNVRFEDGDGWRRNLLLREYMRDHPEAREDYEAVKRDAAARHADEPVEYTKAKSDVVQEILDDARAAGYDERI; the protein is encoded by the coding sequence ATGAGTGAGCCCGACATCGACTACAGCGAGCCCATCAGCGTCGTCGAGTACGATCCGGCGTGGCCAGACCGCTTCGAGCGCGAAGCGGCACGCCTCAGCGACGCCCTTGCTGAGCTCGACGTCCGCCGGATCGAACACGTCGGCAGCACGTCCGTTCCCGGCCTCGCAGCGAAGGACATCGTCGACGTCCTCGTGGTGGTCCCGGACGAGGACGTCGGGTGGGACTGCGTGGACCGACTCGAATCGGTCGGCTACGAGTTCTTCAGGGAGTGGGACGAGCCCGACGGACGGCTCGAACTCGGTCGGTGGCCCGAGGACGGCCAGCGGTTCAACCTCAACGTCCGGTTCGAGGACGGCGACGGATGGCGGCGAAATCTTCTGCTACGGGAGTACATGCGCGACCATCCGGAGGCCCGCGAGGACTACGAGGCGGTCAAACGCGACGCCGCCGCGCGACACGCCGACGAACCGGTCGAGTACACGAAGGCCAAATCGGACGTCGTCCAGGAGATTCTCGACGACGCACGAGCCGCCGGGTACGACGAGCGGATCTAG
- the mvaD gene encoding phosphomevalonate decarboxylase MvaD, which translates to MKATAKAHPIQGLVKYHGMRDEELRLPYHDSISVCTAPSHSLTTVEFDPELDADEYVIDGEPVAGHGADRIRKVVDEVRERAGFDHRVRFESENDFPTNIGFGSSASGFAAAAMALSEAAGLDLTRPEVSAIARRGSASAARAVTGAYSHLRTGADDQDCRSERIDVADELEEDVRIVAGMVPSYKETDSAHAEAAESHMFEGRMAHIHGQIAAMRGELREGDFEDAFERAEHDSLSLAATTMTGPAGWVYWQPRTIEIFNAVRELRNEEDVPVYFSVDTGASVYVNTTADHVDRVEEVVADCGVDTRQWEVGGPAQVLDESDALF; encoded by the coding sequence ATGAAAGCGACGGCGAAGGCACACCCGATCCAGGGGCTGGTGAAGTACCACGGGATGCGCGACGAGGAGCTGCGCCTGCCCTACCACGACTCGATCAGCGTCTGTACGGCACCGAGTCACAGCCTGACGACGGTCGAGTTCGATCCCGAGCTCGATGCGGACGAGTACGTCATCGACGGGGAACCGGTGGCGGGGCACGGCGCCGACCGCATCCGGAAAGTCGTCGACGAAGTCCGCGAGCGGGCAGGCTTCGACCACCGGGTCCGCTTCGAGTCGGAAAACGACTTCCCCACGAACATCGGCTTCGGTTCCTCGGCGTCGGGATTCGCCGCTGCCGCGATGGCGCTGAGCGAGGCGGCAGGGCTGGACCTGACCCGACCCGAGGTGTCCGCCATCGCCCGCCGCGGGTCCGCTTCGGCCGCGCGCGCGGTCACTGGCGCGTATTCACACCTGCGAACCGGCGCGGACGACCAGGACTGCCGCTCCGAGCGCATCGACGTGGCCGACGAACTGGAGGAGGACGTCCGTATCGTCGCCGGCATGGTTCCGAGTTACAAGGAGACCGACTCCGCCCACGCCGAGGCCGCCGAGAGCCACATGTTCGAGGGGCGGATGGCCCACATCCACGGACAGATCGCGGCGATGCGCGGCGAACTCCGCGAGGGCGACTTCGAGGACGCCTTCGAACGCGCCGAGCACGACTCGCTCTCGCTGGCGGCGACGACGATGACCGGGCCCGCCGGCTGGGTGTACTGGCAGCCCAGAACCATCGAGATATTCAACGCCGTCCGAGAGCTCCGGAACGAGGAGGACGTCCCAGTGTACTTCTCCGTCGACACCGGCGCGAGCGTCTACGTCAACACGACCGCCGACCACGTCGACCGCGTCGAGGAGGTCGTCGC